The genomic segment GCTTCGGGCTGCTAGATTTCTCAAACGAAGCCAAAACAATGAATCCCGTTGTCCTGGAACGCTATAAGGATAGGATCGAAAAAGAGGCTCTCACCACGATGCGAGAGCAACTAACGGCGCTCTCAAAAGGGGAGGAACCCAAGACGCCGTTTCAGCAGCAGGTTGCAGATCTACTCCGTGATATTCCCGGTGGAGCTATCAAGTATAAGCGCTTAATCGATGACGACCTAATCCGTACACAGTCAGGAATCAGGGAGCGCTACGCGGAGGCAATTCGTAAGTCTTGGCGCTATCTACCCGTAATGGAGCAGATTTTTGTTTCGGATTATGGTCTGCCTAAGGAGCTAACCAGGCTGCCGTTCGTTGAGTCATCCTTTGATTATACCGCATACAGTAGCGTCGGAGCGGCTGGTATCTGGCAATTTATGCCGCGCACCGCGCGCGCGCACAAGATGCAGGTTGGGAAATACGTTGATGAGCGCCGCGATCCGATCCGCGCAACACGTGCCGCCGCTGAATATCTGCGCGCTGCGTACAGCTCGCTTGGAACCTGGCCACTAGCCATTACCTCGTATAATCACGGTATCAGTGGGGTGCGCTCCAAGGTTAAGCGTGCCGGAACTAATAATTTAGCCGCCATTATCGAAGATCCACGTGAGCGCTACTTCGGATTCGCCTCAAGTAATTTCTATCCGGAGTTCCTAGCAGCGCTTGAGATCTTTCAGGACCATCAAAAATACTTTCCAGAGATCCCAATTGAGCAACCGTTGCGGCATGTATCTGTGCCGATCCGGAGCTCCGTATCAGCAAATCACGTTGCACGTCAGACCGGAGTTCCGATACAGGCACTTAAGGAGGCTAATTACGCACTCCTAGATCCGATTTGGCGTGGTGCGGCGCGTATTCCAGCCGGGTACGTATTGCGCGTACCGATTGAGTATCAGCAGCATGCCGAACGTGTTATCACGCCTGAGAACGTGCCAGTACGAGCGGCTTCAAAGACAAAATCCTCTGGCAGTAAATTACCCTCGCCAATAGAGCCGGCGCAAGCGGATGAGCGCGAGCTGCGCATATCCAAGCAGCGCTATATTGTACAGCCTGGTGACTCACTCTTTACAATCAGCAAGAGGAGTGGAGCTTCGATTAAAAAGATAAAGCAAGCAAACCACCTGACTAGCGCTAAGATTATGGCCGGACAGATAATTATTATTCCGTAACGGGATCGGGGTCGTTCTCAGACAGGGCAGAGCTGCTCTGCTGCACAAGGAACGATAGGTGCGGAATCTCTGCAGATACTGCAAAGACCTCCTTCTCAAATGAGTTTGTGAGACGCCCCAATTTACGAGCTTCGTTTACCAGTGATCCGAGAGCAGAAGTTCTAACACTTGCCGTAACTGAATCAGCGTGACGCGCACGAACGATGTCAAGGAACGCTACGCGCGCCCATGGTTCTGATACAGCGCGGCCTCGAATGCGTTCAAGTAGCTGCCGGAACTGCTCTACTTCGAGTCCATTCACCTGCCTGAGGAGGTCGAAATCATCGGCAATAAGACGAGAGATAAGGGAGCTGCTATTATCCCTTAATATTTTCAAGGCCAGCTCTAAGGCGCTGCGCTGCTTTGTTGCAAGTGCTGCATCCTGAGTTGCTGCCCCTTCCTCAGTTATGGAAGCAGTAGGATTTGCAGTGAGAAACTCAGGCTGAAAAAGTCGCGCATATTTTTCATCCGCGAGAGAGGAGAACTCTTCGAGTGGGATGCTGCGCTCACTGGCAAGCTGCGAAATCTCCTGGATAGCGTTTTGTCGTTCGCTACGACTGAGTAAATCAGCACGTCGCCTGCTTTCCCTATTATCAGCTGGATCCTCGACCTTGACCTTGGTTGCTAAAAGGTGAAGCAAGGCCAGGCTGTGTGCTGGATTAATCAGCCTATCCTTTAATGCAAGCAACACAAGTCGATGGGCGGTAGCCCACTCCTCGCGTGAAAACCAACTCTGGTTAGCCGGTATGCGCACGTTGTTGGGAAGCTCAAAGGTTAAGGCGAGCTCATATTCCTGGATAGACATCACTCGACCGAGCATGCGCATCGCTTTATGTAGCTCTACTGCGGATGCCAGGCCGAACTGCAATCGTTTTTCAGCATCCTGCGCCGTTACTAGCAGTCCCTGCGTTTTTATGCCCTGTTTGAGCTGCGTTTGATTAAGCGCGCGCGGAGCGATACCGGTTGCAAATACTACCGCCGCAAGGCGCTTGAGGCCCTGTAGCTCAGAGCTCTGGAACAATAGAGCGTTTGTGGTGGAGAGTACGCTACCGGCGAGCTCTTTGCGCGCAGAGATTAAGCGCTGCTCTTGATTCTCAAGCATGCCGCTAATTACAGAGATAGCGACCTCCTGCAGGGGTTTGGTTTCAAGCGCCTTGAGTAGCACGTAGCGTTGCTCTAGTAGCTGTTTACGCGATAAATCGGCTGTAAATGTGACTGTGCCTAAGCTCGGGATCACAACACCACTGAGCGTTGCTGAGAGTGCTTCCTGCATCGGATCTTGCTCCCACCGCTT from the Pseudomonadota bacterium genome contains:
- a CDS encoding transglycosylase SLT domain-containing protein; this translates as MPLAKLFSSIILVSLIICASVRASYAGPGIGSNLGLRSQVDAKAQGGVFQVPAELRARVDFWKDIFATYTSNQIVIHYRDFPQVRFGLLDFSNEAKTMNPVVLERYKDRIEKEALTTMREQLTALSKGEEPKTPFQQQVADLLRDIPGGAIKYKRLIDDDLIRTQSGIRERYAEAIRKSWRYLPVMEQIFVSDYGLPKELTRLPFVESSFDYTAYSSVGAAGIWQFMPRTARAHKMQVGKYVDERRDPIRATRAAAEYLRAAYSSLGTWPLAITSYNHGISGVRSKVKRAGTNNLAAIIEDPRERYFGFASSNFYPEFLAALEIFQDHQKYFPEIPIEQPLRHVSVPIRSSVSANHVARQTGVPIQALKEANYALLDPIWRGAARIPAGYVLRVPIEYQQHAERVITPENVPVRAASKTKSSGSKLPSPIEPAQADERELRISKQRYIVQPGDSLFTISKRSGASIKKIKQANHLTSAKIMAGQIIIIP